Genomic segment of Onychomys torridus unplaced genomic scaffold, mOncTor1.1, whole genome shotgun sequence:
AGGCCATTACCAACTTGATTCtgccatgttctatgactcaagtatgtgtaTCTTTAACAATAGggtcaatgaaaataaaaggccATAGTGTTATGATATTTTGGGTCATATCTGGTATCTGTACTCTGAAGTATGTGAATACACGGCTGGTACCTCAATTCTGTTCCattgattattgttttgttttataataaaacCACACAGCTTCCATGTCTATGGATTTATCAGTCCTGAGATCTAGAAGATCAAGttttcatatttatgtttttcCGAGctgtttcccctttcctcttttttgttcttCAGGCATTTCTTACCTATTCTTGAATCTTCACTATAACCTGTGAAGTTCAGATTCAACTTGTCAAATTTCTTAAAAGTCTCTGTTGGGATTTTTATTAGAATCATTAAATTTGTATATGAGATTTGTTAGAATTGATATATTGATACAAGAATTCTGTCCATAGATATTTATCTCCATTTATGTGTGTCTTGTTGATTATCttcaaataaatctttataatgGCCTATAGAAATGCTCTCCCacatcattaattttattttaaggtactttaatttttttcactacTGAAATTTATTACAATATTAGGATTTCTGCTATTATACAAGttaattttgaaaattcattttacGTTTGTTCAATATGTTAAATAAACATCTTATAAACTTCTAATTTAAGGTACTTTAATGTTTTTCACTACTAAAATTTATTAGAATATTATGATTATTTgttattatataaattaattaaaaaaattcattttacatttgttCAGTATGTTAAGTAAATATGTGCTTGTATTTTttgcattatatattttaaatgtttatttatatctcatttaatttaaaattttttagaaatgaaaatacaatcacatcctttcctttcctgtttccttcccttccGCATCCTCTCctcctggatgcctctcaaatttatgacctcttttccttaattattacatgcacacatacacacaaatatataaatacagtctTCCCAGTGTATTTTGTGTGGCTTGTAAGTGTATATGaattcagagctgaccacttgataTTCCTAACCAGTTAAAGGGGTCATCACTTGGGAAGACTAATTCTTTAGCTGTCTGTAGTTCCTTGTTTAGGGGTGGAACCCTGTGAGATATCCTCCTTTCAAGTTAGCATATTGATtggtattgtccttgttcaggtcttatttaggaaGTCATATTGTTGAAATATCAAGTGTGaagcttccttttcatttctggttccTAAAATAATTACTCCTCCTCTTAATGGTGCTCCCCGAGGCTTAGGCCCAGGAGTTTTGGTAAatatatcatgtgtgtgtgtgtgtgtgtgcgtgtgcgtgtgcgtgtgcgtgtgcgtgtgtgtgtgtgtgtgtgtgtgtgtgtgtgtgtgtgtgtgtatgctggggCTAGACATCCCACTATCACTTGTTCTCTGAATTTGagtggttgtggttttctgcaatggtctctCCTTTTGCAAAGAGAAGCTCTTTTGGTGAGGGAGGAGATCTATACTTATTTATAGTAAGTGGAATTCACTTAGGAATTGTActgatttagtaaagtggtagTATTGCATTCTCCTCTATGACTCATGACCTCACTAGCGCCAGATATTTTCCTAGCTTtcaagtaccaggcatgatttccctgcTGTTGAGTAGGTCTAAGTCTAATTAGAGCTGTGGGTGGGGtttcagcagcagcagtggaacGTACATGTTGGAGAGTTCCAATGTCAAATGTTTAGACAATAACAGATTCTTGAGCTGAGCCATGAGTATGGTTGCAAATTGAAAGTGAAcaggaagagaagtacacattTCTGTTCGGAGAAGTCCAGTGGCTTCCCCAGAGATGTGGTCTGAGGGATGGTATGACTACAAACGACTTCCAGGAAAACAAGCGCAGGGATGGTATGAATTCAAGAGACTTCCAGGAAAACAAGCGCCTCCTTGGAGCCATCCCCAAGATGGCAACCATAGATTAATTAATGTTGTGCCAAAGAGACTGCCTCTGGGAGACAAGAGATCATCTCTGCTAGCCAGACCCAATGAAGGAGGCTACAGTAGATACTACTGTCACGTTGATGACCAAGAAGGGGATGAAGGCAGCTGTTTTTCTCAGGATCCAGGAAGTGGCCCATCTTACAAAAGAGGCCAGTATGGCTACCAATGGTCAAGTGATGAGTATTCCACAAGCCAACAGGCTGAATACAGGGCCATGAGAAATGCCTTTAGAAGGAAACGTTTCTACTCTTCCCATTATTCAAGACAACATCCTCCCCATAAATGGGGCACTCCTTTTTTGAGAGAATCTCGTGTGGGCGGGAAGGACTCCCTACACAGCAGATTTGGCTCCAGTCTCAGCAGTAGAAGCAGGATGCACTCCTTCCATCTGCCTCGGCGTAGATGTAAAGAGAGAGCCATCCAGTTTTTGAAAACATCAAGAGATACTGTGCCCTCAAGTTCTTCATCCAAGGTGTTAAAAAGCCCCAGCCGGCTGACTGAGAAGGAACAGGCTGAGGCTGCAAGCAAGTGGGATAGTGAAGATCCCAAGAAGTCAGAAGGAAATAACTTGGCtgaaatttctgagtttgagacggGATCCAAGGCACCATTATGTATCAACCAGACAGAAGAACCCAAGTCAAACGCAACAGAAGGCATAGAACTGAGAGAAGAGAGCCAGCTTGGCAGTCGCTTAAAGGCAATTGCATCAAAAATCACAGAGATTGAGACGGTTTACCGAGAAGTCTGTGAAACTTTTGCAACGGTGGTGGAAAGGCTGGTGGAAAAGGATCCTTCCTTAGAAAAATCTATACAGTTTGCAATGAAGCAGAGTTTGCATGAAATAGGTGAGCAACGTGTTGAAGAACTGAAGCATTTCATTATGGAGTATGACAAATCTACTCAAGATTTTGGAGACCCTTTTTAGAAGAATTAGGGCTCAGGTCAAAAAACATGTTTAAAGCTTCTAGATTTCTTACCTTTGGATTGTTTAAATCCTTACTATTTTGTGATCAAGAGAACTATTTTATAACTGACCATGTTGCTAGTATCAAATAAACACCTACAATAGCTTCTAAAGTTTCTTAATTAGAATTTTTCCCTATCTATAGAATCGTCTAATCCATCTTCATacatctccttcctctccaaaataatgttcaattaattttttaatgtttgaaaaagCAGTTCTGGAGAGCAGTTCTCTGTACTTACGTTCAATAGTCTTACATGGTGTGTTGGTCTCAGGGGTATAATTTGTAGTTAGAGATCTTACCAGGTTTCATCTCATAGGTATTGTTAGCATTTTGAGTAGTGTTTGCCTTGCTGCTTGATTATCTTCCACTTTGTAACTTTTGGTGATGCAAAAATATGCTGTCTTAAGGAAGTAGAACTTAGCTGTCTTGCAATATTTGCTTTGAAAATAATTCTTCATTAGTATAGGAAAGAAGCACTTAAAAATCTCTAAAGGAACCCAGaggtggtggcccatacctttaatcccagcactagggaggcagagccaggaggatctctgtgagttcgaggccagcctgggctaccaagtgagttccaggaaaggtgcaaagctacactgagaaacactgtctcgaaaaacaaacaaaccacacgaaaaaaaaccaccaaaaaaaaaaaaaaaccaaaccaaatttttaaaaaatacccaaCAACTCTAAAGGATACATTAAATCAGAACCTTCTTCTCAAGTCATTGAACTTAATGTGTCTCTTCTATGAAGTGAAGCTCCTCACTGCTCTCTTTGAACAACATTGTCGATAAGACTGATAGGAAGGGTAATCTGAGATCCAAGAtgcattttaatttgaaatttctcAGAAACCCTTCTGGTGGCGATAATAAAAATTTAGACTATACAACAACCTGGAGTTTTGCTTTAAGCCTTTTCTTTACCAAAGAGGGACCTGACAAAGAGCTCATGCTTTTGATAAAATGACAGATTTCTCTGTTAATTTCCATGATCTAAGTTCTGTAGACTTAGAGAATCTCCTTCTTTAGAAGTGTTATGGAAACTAGGCAGAATAAGACATCGTACCATAGGGAATGTGCTCTAAAAAGGTAGTTCATGATCTGGGAAACAAGGAGGACAGTAActgggatgcatggatcaccttgggaaggagaaacagaagatatctacatgagtaaactgggggtgagggggccaATCGTAGGAAGGGGACAGGAAATGAGAACATGGTCAAGCTGGGGGGGGGACGGAGTGGGAaaccaatgaaagagatatcttgatagacgGAGACATTATGGGGccagggagaaacctagtgctagggaaattctcaggaatccacaaggttgaccccagattaaactactagcaataatggagatgGTGCCTGAcctggcttaccctggtaatcagattagtgaataccttaactgtcatcttagagccttcatccagtaacagatggaagcaggtgcagagatacacaatcaagcaccaggctgagctccaggagccaGTCAAAGatagggaagagggattatatgagcaagtggTTTCAAGACGtgatagggaaatctacagagacaactgaaccaaattCATGGAAACTCACTAATTTTAcaccgacagctgtggagcctgtatgggactgtaCTATGCCCTCTGCAtgcgggagacagttgtgtagtttggtctgtttgagcAAAacctgacagtgggatcaggaactATCACTggctcatgagctggctttctggatcccattacctatggagAGACAACTTGCTCAGCCTTCATGCATGGGAGggaagcttggtcctgccttaactgaatgtaccaagatTTATGTTCCCCCATGGATGGACtaacccttttggaggaggggatggggggaggattGGGGAGAAGGTAAGGAAGGAtatggaggagggatgagagggggttCTGTGTATGGTATGtaaaacattcaaaaataaaGCCAGTTTGTGTATCCAGGATAAGTCCTGTTCCCATTGCCagggggtgggatgaggggaagctgggggaagaggggaaggggagggataGAGAAGAggggttgttatgtaaaatgaaaacaaaagtaaataaaaattaatataaaaaagaaacgtGACAGAAGACAGCAAATCCAACAGAGCTCCCCTCACCTTGTAAGTGAGCCAATGAACAAGCAAATAGACAATTAGGACATTCCACTCACTTCTTCATCCTTCCCAGCATGGCATTGAGCCAAAATACACAATTTGTGACAATAGGTAAATTTAAAATCACAGTTTTAATTACTGCCCAATttcattatctcatttttttGAGTTAAGGTTTTACAGTCTAGACCTAGCTAGACTGTAAACCattgtgtagactaggctggcctcaaactcacagagatccatccccTTGACTCTGCCTCgtgcatgctaggattaaagacatgtgccaccatcctcAGTATTTTGTGGTTTATAACCAAGATGTAAGTGCTGCTGTGGCATACttgtaggaaaatatttttttcctttgggcctccagctcacaatagaaaaacaacatggagtcatattattaattatgaaaaatcaGCCTATcatttaggcttgtcccactagctcctataatttaaattaa
This window contains:
- the LOC118576566 gene encoding periphilin-1-like yields the protein MRNAFRRKRFYSSHYSRQHPPHKWGTPFLRESRVGGKDSLHSRFGSSLSSRSRMHSFHLPRRRCKERAIQFLKTSRDTVPSSSSSKVLKSPSRLTEKEQAEAASKWDSEDPKKSEGNNLAEISEFETGSKAPLCINQTEEPKSNATEGIELREESQLGSRLKAIASKITEIETVYREVCETFATVVERLVEKDPSLEKSIQFAMKQSLHEIGEQRVEELKHFIMEYDKSTQDFGDPF